AACTATTATATTCTCTTTTTTAGTGCCATAAGAGATTAAAATATCTAAAGCATCCTCAATTTCCCCAATATCAGCCATTCCAGTTGAAAGAATAACCTTCTTATTTAGCTTACCTATTTGTCTTAAGTATGGAAGATTTGTTATCTCTCCACTTGGAATTTTAAATATTTCAAGTCCTAAATCATCTAAAAGCTCTATACTATCATGATCAAAAGGAGTAGATAAAAACATAATATTTTTTTCTTGAGCATAAGAGATAAGTTCTTTATGAGTATCAACATCAAGTTCTAATTTTTTGATCATTTCAAATTGAGACTCTTCTTTATTGGTAGTCTGTTTTTGATACTCTGCTTTTTGTGCATTCTTTGAAACTAAATTTTCTGTTTTAAAAGTTTGAAACTTAACAGCATCAGCCCCTGCTTCACTTGCAACATCAATAAGCTTTTTTGCAAGTTCTTTTTTACCATTATGATTTACACCAGCTTCAGCAATTATAAATACTTTATTCATTTTACTAAACTCCCTGCTTTTATAAAACCTTCTACTATAATACCTTGTTTAGAAACAGCATTACTTCCAAAAAAAGTATTCTCTTTTACATAAACTTGCCCATTTAGTATACTTGCAGTTGAGATATGGCAATTATCTTCTATTATTACATCATGTTCAATAAGTGCTTTTGTATTAATAATACAATTTTTACCAATTTTTGTATTAGAATTAATAATTGCATGATGCATAATCACACTACCTTCATCAATTGTTGAATACTTTGAAACATAAGCTAAAGAAGAGATTATAACAGGTAGCTTAAATCCTATTTCTTTTAGTCTATGAAATATCTTAATTCTTATACTATTTGACTCTATATGTCCTATTGTAATAACTGCATTGTGACACTCTTTAAAAAGTTCTTCTAAATCATCATCACAAGCTATAACCTCATAATTTAAAACTTTTTTACCAATATTCTCTTTTATATCTACAATTCCAATTATTTCATACTTATTTTCTTGTTCAATTACATCAATAACACTATGGCAATGACCACCGCCACCAATTAAAATTATCTTTTCTTTTTTCATAGTCTCACCGAACTTGGAATATTTACAACTCTCTCTTCCAAATATTTTGCATTTTTCAATTCATCTTTTTGACACTTCTCAAACATTTCAAGCTCACTACAAAGCCTCCAAATAGGTCTTGTCATAACTTTATTACTATTAGAAAATTCTAAAAACTCATCTCTTTGTTTTTTATTCTCTAACTTTATTGCTTGAAGCCAATAATTTGAACTACAATCATTTGGTTCTTCTACAAAATCAATATTTATACTTGAAAAATACTCTTTATATATTGTTGCTAAATCTTTTTTAGAAGATAAAAATTTATCAAGGTTTTCCATTTGAGCAACTAATAATGCAGCATTTAAATTAGGAAGTCTATAGTTATATCCTACTTCATCATGTACATATTCATAAGAGTGAGGTATTTTTGCTGTTGTTGTAATATGTTTGGCTCTTTTTGCTAAAGCTTCAT
This sequence is a window from Halarcobacter bivalviorum. Protein-coding genes within it:
- the neuB gene encoding N-acetylneuraminate synthase, with the translated sequence MNKVFIIAEAGVNHNGKKELAKKLIDVASEAGADAVKFQTFKTENLVSKNAQKAEYQKQTTNKEESQFEMIKKLELDVDTHKELISYAQEKNIMFLSTPFDHDSIELLDDLGLEIFKIPSGEITNLPYLRQIGKLNKKVILSTGMADIGEIEDALDILISYGTKKENIIVLHANTEYPTPMEDVNLKAMVTIGNTFDIKFGYSDHTLGIEVPTAAVAMGAYCIEKHFTLDKTMEGPDHKASLEPDELKAMVRAIRNIEKALGSTLKKPSKSEAKNKEIVRKSIVAKTEIKVGEVFTEDKLAIKRPGNGISPMQWDEIIGTFAQKDYKEDELI
- a CDS encoding NeuD/PglB/VioB family sugar acetyltransferase: MKKEKIILIGGGGHCHSVIDVIEQENKYEIIGIVDIKENIGKKVLNYEVIACDDDLEELFKECHNAVITIGHIESNSIRIKIFHRLKEIGFKLPVIISSLAYVSKYSTIDEGSVIMHHAIINSNTKIGKNCIINTKALIEHDVIIEDNCHISTASILNGQVYVKENTFFGSNAVSKQGIIVEGFIKAGSLVK